From Aerosticca soli, a single genomic window includes:
- a CDS encoding pirin family protein: MSERHLQRRVHGVETADGAGVRLKRIIGQSALDSLDPFLLLDEFRSDRPDDYLAGFPEHPHRGFETVTYMLAGHMRHGDNHGHRGDLGPGSVQWMTAGRGIVHSEMPQQEAGLLWGFQLWVNLPARDKLTAPRYQDIPAEHIPHVEPAPGVTVRVIAGTFGDAVGPALGIATAPVYLDVALGAGTRLDVPLPATHNAFVYLFDGTTVAVGGEPLRHGELGVLSAGTRVALAAAASPVRLLVVAGRPLGEPVARYGPFVMNTPAEIREAIADLRAGRF, translated from the coding sequence ATGTCCGAACGACACCTCCAAAGGCGCGTGCACGGCGTCGAGACCGCCGACGGCGCCGGTGTGCGCCTGAAACGCATCATCGGCCAGAGCGCGCTGGACAGCCTCGACCCGTTCCTGCTGCTCGATGAGTTCCGTTCCGACCGCCCGGACGACTACCTCGCCGGGTTCCCCGAGCATCCGCATCGCGGCTTCGAGACGGTCACCTACATGCTCGCCGGCCATATGCGTCACGGCGACAACCACGGCCATCGCGGCGACTTGGGCCCGGGCAGCGTGCAGTGGATGACCGCCGGTCGCGGCATCGTGCACTCGGAGATGCCGCAGCAGGAAGCCGGCCTGCTGTGGGGTTTCCAGCTGTGGGTGAACCTGCCGGCCCGCGACAAGCTGACCGCGCCGCGTTACCAGGACATCCCCGCCGAGCACATCCCGCACGTGGAGCCGGCGCCGGGCGTGACGGTGCGCGTGATCGCCGGGACCTTCGGCGACGCCGTCGGGCCGGCCCTGGGCATCGCCACCGCGCCGGTCTATCTGGACGTCGCGCTGGGTGCCGGTACGCGCCTGGACGTGCCGCTGCCCGCCACGCACAACGCCTTCGTCTATCTCTTCGACGGCACGACGGTCGCCGTCGGCGGCGAACCCCTGCGGCACGGCGAGCTGGGCGTGCTTTCCGCCGGCACGCGGGTCGCGCTGGCCGCAGCGGCATCGCCGGTGCGGCTGCTGGTGGTCGCCGGCCGGCCGCTCGGCGAGCCGGTCGCGCGCTACGGCCCCTTCGTGATGAACACGCCGGCGGAAATCCGCGAGGCGATCGCCGACTTGCGCGCGGGTCGTTTCTGA
- a CDS encoding glucoamylase family protein: protein MPTLLRDAIARLGGVLLMLLVLAVPPASAGEPPLLRYEEATPSQRALVDELERRTFDWFWASADPKTGLVPDHFPGESFASIAAVGFGLTAYGIGAERGYVSREQAAERTLATLRFFKNAPQNASEDDATGYHGFYYHFLDMRSGRRFARFVELSSVDTALLLGGVLFAQSYFDRDTPAEREIRALADAIYRAVDWPWMQPRAPLISMGWTPGGQYIPVDWVGYNEGMLVYLLALGSPTHPVGADAWQAWSAGNDKHWGAFYGETLLNFAPLFGHQYSHIWVDFRGIRDAWAQAHDIDFFENSRRAVRSQRNYAIANPGRWTGYGANVWGLTACNGPGGYVVEDVDGVRRFEGYSARGAGLDYINDDGTLAPTAAGGSIVFEPALVLSALAEMKQRYGRYIYNRYGFVDAFNPSFHLRTELRTGQLTPMGWADTVQLGIDQGPILLMIENWRSGLVWRVMRKNPYLRKGLERAGFTGGWLQASPAP, encoded by the coding sequence ATGCCCACTCTGCTTCGTGATGCCATCGCCCGCCTCGGCGGCGTCCTGCTGATGCTGCTCGTGCTCGCGGTGCCGCCCGCGTCCGCGGGGGAGCCGCCGCTCTTGCGCTACGAGGAAGCCACGCCCTCGCAACGGGCGCTGGTCGACGAGCTGGAACGGCGCACATTCGACTGGTTCTGGGCGAGTGCCGACCCCAAGACCGGCCTGGTGCCCGATCACTTCCCCGGCGAGTCGTTCGCCAGCATCGCCGCCGTCGGCTTCGGCCTCACCGCCTACGGCATCGGCGCCGAACGCGGCTACGTCAGCCGCGAACAGGCGGCCGAGCGCACGCTCGCCACGCTGCGTTTTTTCAAGAATGCGCCGCAGAACGCGAGCGAGGACGATGCCACGGGCTATCACGGCTTCTACTACCACTTCCTGGACATGCGCAGCGGCCGGCGTTTCGCGCGCTTCGTCGAGTTGTCCAGCGTGGACACGGCCCTGCTGCTCGGCGGCGTATTGTTCGCGCAGTCGTATTTCGATCGCGACACGCCGGCCGAACGCGAGATCCGCGCACTCGCCGATGCGATCTACCGTGCGGTGGACTGGCCGTGGATGCAGCCGCGCGCGCCGCTCATCAGCATGGGCTGGACACCGGGCGGCCAATACATTCCGGTGGACTGGGTCGGCTACAACGAAGGCATGCTGGTCTATCTGCTCGCCTTAGGCTCGCCCACGCATCCGGTCGGCGCGGACGCCTGGCAGGCGTGGAGCGCCGGCAACGACAAGCACTGGGGCGCTTTCTACGGCGAGACCCTGCTCAATTTCGCGCCGCTGTTCGGCCATCAGTACAGCCACATCTGGGTGGATTTCCGCGGCATCCGCGATGCCTGGGCACAGGCCCACGACATCGACTTCTTCGAGAACAGCCGGCGCGCCGTGCGCAGCCAGCGCAACTACGCGATCGCCAACCCCGGCCGCTGGACCGGCTATGGCGCGAACGTGTGGGGGCTCACCGCCTGCAACGGGCCGGGCGGTTACGTGGTCGAGGACGTCGACGGCGTCCGTCGTTTCGAGGGCTACAGCGCGCGTGGCGCCGGGCTCGACTACATCAACGACGACGGCACCCTGGCGCCGACCGCCGCGGGCGGCTCGATCGTCTTCGAGCCGGCGCTGGTGCTCTCGGCGCTCGCGGAGATGAAGCAGCGCTACGGCCGGTACATCTACAACCGCTACGGTTTCGTCGACGCCTTCAACCCGAGCTTCCATTTGCGCACCGAGCTGCGCACCGGCCAGCTGACGCCCATGGGCTGGGCCGACACCGTGCAGCTTGGCATCGACCAGGGACCGATCCTGCTGATGATCGAGAACTGGCGCAGCGGCCTGGTGTGGCGGGTAATGCGCAAGAACCCGTATCTGCGCAAGGGCCTGGAGCGCGCCGGCTTCACCGGCGGCTGGTTGCAGGCGTCACCCGCGCCATGA
- a CDS encoding sugar ABC transporter substrate-binding protein — protein MAFVLAGLCACAGPPRGETIKFWTFGREGEAVAMLLPDFEREHPGLHVELQRLPHSAAHQKMLTAFAAGTLPDLAQLGNTWLAEWVALHALAPLDAYLAQTRTVVAQDYFPSLWATNVVAGRVYGIPWYADTRLLFYRRDLLAAAGFDHPPRDWAEWRRMLAALSRPEAQRYGILLPTNEYEQLLSLALQQPEPLLRDGDRYGNFRSAGFRRALAFYVETFRLRQAPPISNVEAGNPWEAFGRGTYAFYLSGPWNIGELRQRLPPAFESAWATATLPGADGPGSGLAGGSSLVVFARSPHQRGAWALIEYLSRPEVQQRFYALLGDLPARRSAWAEGALHDDAKTRAFLAQLERVKPIPQVPEWERIANEMQLVAAQTVAGEYDVDQAAAELDRRVDRILAKRRWLLKRTARR, from the coding sequence ATGGCCTTCGTGCTGGCGGGGCTGTGCGCCTGCGCCGGTCCGCCGCGCGGGGAGACGATCAAGTTCTGGACCTTCGGCCGCGAGGGCGAGGCGGTGGCGATGCTGCTGCCCGACTTCGAGCGTGAGCATCCGGGCCTGCACGTCGAGCTGCAGCGGCTGCCGCATTCGGCGGCGCACCAGAAGATGCTCACCGCCTTCGCCGCCGGCACCCTGCCGGACCTGGCCCAGCTCGGCAACACCTGGCTTGCCGAATGGGTCGCGCTGCATGCCCTGGCGCCGCTGGATGCGTATCTGGCGCAGACGCGCACGGTCGTGGCGCAGGATTATTTTCCCAGCCTGTGGGCCACCAACGTGGTCGCCGGCCGGGTCTATGGCATTCCCTGGTATGCCGACACGCGGCTGCTGTTCTACCGCCGCGATCTGCTCGCCGCGGCCGGTTTCGATCACCCGCCGCGCGACTGGGCCGAATGGCGGCGCATGCTGGCCGCGCTCAGCCGGCCCGAGGCGCAGCGCTACGGCATCCTGCTGCCGACCAACGAATACGAGCAGTTGCTGTCGCTGGCCTTGCAGCAACCCGAGCCGCTGCTGCGCGACGGCGACCGCTACGGCAACTTCCGGAGCGCCGGCTTCAGGCGCGCGCTGGCTTTCTATGTGGAGACGTTCCGTCTGCGCCAGGCGCCGCCGATCAGCAACGTCGAGGCCGGCAACCCGTGGGAGGCCTTCGGGCGCGGCACCTATGCGTTCTACCTGTCCGGCCCGTGGAACATCGGCGAGCTGCGCCAGCGCCTGCCGCCCGCGTTCGAGTCGGCCTGGGCGACCGCGACGCTGCCCGGCGCGGATGGCCCGGGCAGCGGGCTTGCCGGCGGCTCCAGCCTGGTGGTGTTCGCCCGCTCGCCGCACCAGCGCGGTGCCTGGGCGCTGATCGAATACCTTTCCCGCCCCGAGGTGCAGCAGCGCTTCTACGCGCTGCTCGGCGACCTGCCGGCGCGGCGCAGCGCATGGGCGGAAGGCGCGCTGCACGACGATGCCAAGACGCGCGCCTTCCTCGCCCAGCTCGAACGGGTCAAGCCGATTCCGCAGGTGCCCGAGTGGGAGCGCATCGCCAACGAGATGCAGCTGGTCGCCGCGCAGACCGTGGCCGGCGAATACGATGTCGATCAGGCCGCCGCCGAGCTCGACCGCCGGGTGGACCGCATCCTGGCCAAGCGGCGCTGGCTTCTCAAGCGGACGGCACGGCGATGA
- a CDS encoding carbohydrate ABC transporter permease, which yields MSPRLARVLVNGLLLGGALVALFPLGWMLVVSLLPAGTAGAGASPWPPAPTLDNYRALFARAGMGRYLANSLGVSAAITLLSLGCNLAAGYAFARLDFPGRRVLFRGVLAALAIPAQVTMLPLFLELKALGWVNSYAGVVVPALASAFGIYLVRQFARAVPVELIEAARIDGAGEWRIFVAIVLPLLKPAMATLAVLTFLAAWNDFMWPLIVLTGQEHYTLPVGLASLAREHAQDTELMMAGSAVTVLPALALFMALQRHYLAGLLLGSR from the coding sequence GTGAGTCCGCGCCTGGCCCGGGTGCTGGTCAACGGCCTCCTGCTCGGCGGCGCGCTGGTCGCGCTGTTCCCCCTGGGCTGGATGCTGGTGGTATCCCTGCTGCCGGCCGGCACGGCCGGGGCGGGAGCGTCGCCCTGGCCGCCGGCGCCGACGCTGGACAACTACCGCGCGCTGTTCGCCCGCGCCGGCATGGGCCGCTACCTCGCCAACAGCCTCGGCGTGTCCGCCGCCATCACCCTGCTTTCGCTGGGCTGCAATCTCGCCGCCGGCTACGCCTTCGCCCGGCTCGATTTCCCGGGGCGCCGCGTGCTCTTCCGCGGCGTGCTGGCCGCGCTGGCGATTCCCGCGCAGGTGACCATGCTGCCCCTGTTCCTGGAACTCAAGGCGCTGGGCTGGGTGAACAGCTACGCCGGCGTGGTCGTGCCGGCGCTGGCCAGTGCCTTCGGCATCTATCTGGTGCGGCAGTTCGCCCGCGCCGTGCCCGTCGAACTGATCGAGGCCGCGCGCATCGACGGCGCCGGCGAGTGGCGCATCTTCGTCGCCATCGTGCTGCCGCTGCTCAAGCCGGCGATGGCGACGCTGGCGGTGCTGACCTTCCTGGCCGCCTGGAACGATTTCATGTGGCCGCTGATCGTGCTGACCGGCCAGGAGCACTACACGCTGCCGGTGGGGCTGGCCTCGCTCGCGCGCGAACACGCGCAGGACACCGAGCTCATGATGGCCGGTTCCGCGGTCACCGTGCTGCCCGCGCTCGCGCTCTTCATGGCGCTGCAGCGGCACTATCTGGCCGGGTTGCTGCTCGGCAGCCGCTGA
- a CDS encoding DUF6496 domain-containing protein, with translation MSEKRTRQAAARDKREGKAPSTQAGEFVREEIEHVREGKHGVRSTKQAIAIGLSKARRAGVKVPAKKTASKATRKRAARDQAAGEHPHKPDPKRSRATTGALKREGRAAVSKRALSSQAHKSAAKRPAASRSAAAKKAARTKGAAGRSAAAKKAAATRARRRH, from the coding sequence ATGTCCGAGAAACGTACCCGCCAGGCCGCCGCCCGCGACAAACGCGAGGGCAAGGCGCCCAGCACCCAGGCCGGCGAATTCGTCCGCGAGGAGATCGAGCACGTGCGCGAAGGCAAGCACGGTGTCCGTTCGACCAAGCAGGCGATCGCGATCGGCCTGTCCAAGGCCCGCCGCGCCGGCGTCAAGGTGCCGGCGAAGAAAACCGCGAGCAAGGCCACGCGCAAACGCGCCGCTCGCGACCAGGCCGCCGGCGAGCATCCGCACAAGCCGGATCCGAAGCGCTCGCGGGCGACCACCGGCGCGCTCAAGCGCGAAGGCCGCGCCGCGGTGTCCAAGCGGGCGCTGTCGAGTCAGGCGCACAAGAGCGCGGCCAAGCGCCCCGCAGCCAGCCGTTCGGCAGCTGCCAAGAAGGCGGCCAGGACCAAGGGCGCGGCCGGCCGTTCGGCGGCGGCGAAGAAGGCGGCCGCCACCCGCGCCCGGCGCCGGCACTGA
- a CDS encoding DUF1993 domain-containing protein → MTLSMYQASVPVFIRALGNLRHVLAKGEAHAKARQVSDEVMLATRLVPDMFPLVRQVQIATDMAKGGAARLAGGEPPTFADDETTFAALYDRIERTTEHLRSYRAEQIDGSEERAITLKTRHGEMHFKGRDYLLDFVIPNLFFHCTTTYAILRGIGVELGKRDFLGPLGHG, encoded by the coding sequence ATGACCCTCTCGATGTATCAGGCTTCCGTGCCCGTCTTCATCCGTGCGCTGGGCAACCTGCGCCACGTGCTCGCCAAGGGCGAGGCGCATGCCAAGGCGCGACAGGTCAGCGACGAGGTGATGCTGGCCACCCGGCTGGTGCCGGACATGTTTCCCCTGGTCCGACAGGTGCAGATCGCCACCGACATGGCCAAGGGCGGCGCCGCGCGGCTGGCCGGCGGCGAACCGCCCACCTTCGCCGATGACGAGACCACGTTCGCCGCGCTGTATGACCGCATCGAGCGCACCACCGAGCATCTTCGGTCCTATCGCGCCGAGCAGATCGACGGCAGCGAGGAACGCGCCATCACGCTCAAGACCCGCCACGGCGAGATGCACTTCAAAGGCCGGGACTACCTGCTGGATTTCGTCATTCCCAACCTGTTTTTCCACTGCACCACCACCTACGCGATCCTGCGCGGGATCGGCGTCGAGCTCGGCAAGCGCGATTTTCTGGGACCGCTCGGCCATGGCTGA
- a CDS encoding TCR/Tet family MFS transporter: MSTPSPSPGASRRRAALAFIYVTVLLDMLAFGIVIPVLPHLVAQLAGGGVARAAWWVGVFSTVFALVQFLCSPLQGALADRYGRRPVILISNLGLALNFVVLATAPTLWLLFVARVVLGATAASFTTANAYIADITPPERRAAAFGLLGSAFGAGFIIGPGLGGLLGELSLRLPFWVAGALAFVNFLYGLCVLPESLPRERRTARLELHMAHPLGALTLLRRYPPVLRLAVVLFLVYLANYALQATFVLYADYRYGWGPQAVGYVLMLVGACDGAAQALLTGRLSLRLGERRLLLWSMLAGIAAFLLMGLADRGWLFLTAVPLMALWGLANPPLQSLMTHEVDPSEQGRLQGALTSLGSLAGIFGPFLFAEVFALAVAPASPLEVPGLPFVLAALLLAIGTVLAVRASRDLHGGAGGAAYHADPVPPSDRSIP; encoded by the coding sequence ATGTCCACGCCGTCACCATCGCCCGGTGCGTCCCGCCGCCGCGCGGCGCTCGCCTTCATCTACGTCACCGTGCTGTTGGACATGCTGGCCTTCGGCATCGTCATCCCGGTGCTGCCGCATCTCGTCGCCCAGCTCGCCGGCGGCGGCGTGGCGCGGGCGGCGTGGTGGGTGGGCGTGTTCTCCACCGTGTTCGCGCTGGTGCAGTTCCTGTGCTCGCCGCTACAAGGCGCGTTGGCCGACCGCTACGGCCGGCGCCCGGTGATCCTGATCTCCAACCTGGGCCTGGCCTTGAACTTCGTGGTGCTGGCGACCGCGCCGACGCTGTGGCTGCTGTTCGTCGCGCGCGTGGTGCTCGGCGCGACCGCGGCGAGCTTCACCACCGCCAACGCCTACATCGCCGACATCACGCCGCCGGAACGGCGCGCGGCGGCCTTCGGGCTGCTGGGCAGCGCCTTCGGTGCCGGCTTCATCATCGGTCCGGGCCTGGGCGGCCTGCTCGGCGAGCTCTCGCTGCGGCTGCCGTTCTGGGTCGCCGGCGCACTGGCCTTCGTCAATTTCCTCTATGGCCTGTGCGTGCTGCCCGAATCGCTGCCGCGCGAACGACGCACCGCGCGACTGGAGCTGCACATGGCCCATCCGCTCGGCGCGCTGACGCTGCTGCGGCGCTATCCGCCGGTGCTGCGGCTGGCGGTGGTGCTGTTCCTGGTCTACCTGGCCAATTACGCGCTGCAGGCCACCTTCGTGCTCTACGCCGACTATCGCTACGGCTGGGGTCCGCAGGCGGTGGGCTACGTGCTGATGCTGGTCGGCGCCTGCGACGGCGCCGCGCAGGCGCTGCTCACCGGCCGTCTGAGCCTGCGCCTGGGCGAACGGCGACTGCTGCTGTGGAGCATGCTCGCCGGCATCGCCGCCTTCCTGCTGATGGGCCTGGCCGACCGCGGCTGGCTGTTCCTGACGGCGGTGCCGCTGATGGCGCTGTGGGGGCTGGCCAACCCGCCGCTGCAGTCGCTGATGACGCACGAGGTCGATCCGAGCGAGCAGGGCCGCCTGCAGGGCGCGCTGACCAGCCTCGGCAGCCTGGCCGGCATCTTCGGCCCGTTCCTGTTCGCCGAAGTGTTCGCCCTGGCGGTGGCGCCGGCATCGCCGCTCGAAGTGCCCGGATTGCCGTTCGTGCTCGCCGCGCTGCTGCTCGCCATCGGCACCGTGCTGGCCGTGCGGGCGAGCCGCGACCTGCACGGCGGTGCGGGCGGCGCGGCGTATCATGCGGACCCGGTACCCCCCTCCGACCGGAGCATCCCATGA
- a CDS encoding carbohydrate ABC transporter permease has protein sequence MNTHRAAWLFLAPAGLVLGVFFLLPVLGALLLSLTDYDLYALADWHQLRFVGLHNYLDLLRRPLFWSALGHTVYFVLVGVPLSMAVSLGAALLLDSPLARAKAFFRTALFAPVVTTLVAMAVVWRYLFNAREGLVDAWLARLGLPVVDWLGDPHWAMPTIILFAVWKNFGYNMIILLAGLQGIAPELYEAARLDGAGPLRRFWHITLPALLPTLSMVTILTVAGYFQLFAEPYVITEGGPLQSTVSVLYLMYQEGFQWWNLGVGSAVAFVLFALTLAATTSLLALFRRAGES, from the coding sequence ATGAACACGCATCGCGCGGCATGGCTGTTCCTCGCCCCGGCGGGGCTGGTGCTCGGCGTGTTCTTCCTGTTGCCGGTGCTCGGTGCGCTGCTGCTCAGCCTGACCGATTACGACCTCTACGCGCTGGCCGACTGGCACCAGCTGCGTTTCGTCGGCCTGCACAACTATCTGGATCTGCTCCGGCGACCGCTGTTCTGGTCGGCGCTCGGCCACACCGTCTATTTCGTGCTCGTCGGCGTGCCGCTGTCGATGGCCGTCTCGCTCGGCGCCGCTTTGCTGCTCGACTCGCCGCTGGCGCGGGCGAAGGCCTTCTTCCGCACCGCGCTGTTCGCGCCGGTGGTGACTACGCTGGTGGCGATGGCGGTGGTCTGGCGCTATCTCTTCAACGCCCGCGAGGGCCTCGTCGACGCCTGGCTCGCCCGGCTCGGGCTGCCGGTGGTGGACTGGCTCGGCGATCCGCACTGGGCGATGCCGACCATCATCCTGTTCGCGGTGTGGAAGAACTTCGGCTACAACATGATCATCTTGCTCGCCGGCCTGCAGGGCATCGCGCCGGAACTCTACGAGGCCGCGCGGCTGGACGGCGCAGGGCCGCTGCGGCGGTTCTGGCACATCACCCTGCCGGCGCTGCTGCCGACCCTGAGCATGGTGACCATCCTCACCGTGGCCGGCTATTTTCAGCTTTTTGCCGAGCCTTACGTGATCACCGAGGGCGGCCCGCTGCAAAGTACGGTCAGCGTGCTCTACCTCATGTATCAGGAGGGCTTCCAGTGGTGGAACCTGGGCGTGGGCTCGGCGGTGGCCTTCGTGCTGTTCGCGCTGACCCTGGCGGCGACCACCAGCCTGCTCGCGCTGTTCCGGCGCGCGGGGGAATCGTGA
- a CDS encoding GH39 family glycosyl hydrolase — MSLSYAFRWKMLATLAVLGLSSLPLHAQSGQEETIRIDAREPARPFPHFWERMFGSGRAVLSLREDYRRDLRAVKRVAALGYVRFHGIFDDDLGVYTEDEHGAPVYNFTLVDQVYDGLLAEGVRPLVEIGFMPRRLAFNPDALHPFWYKPNVSAPKDYARWDALVRAFAEHLLQRYGSDEVAQWYFEVWNEPNIDFWVGAPRQRSYFELYDHTARALKSVSARLRVGGPATAAAAWVDAFLAHAAREHVPVDFVSTHGYASDREQDLFGDDTPVPPQDRVCRAVAKVHRQIAASPRPGLPLLWTEWNVLREGGLRDTIYVGPALADTVRACDGLVDAMSFWTFSDIIDEQGPNHAPFAGLFGLRAIGGIDKPSYYAFALLHELGEQRLPHPSPHAIVTRRTDGSLAIVLWHLVNPGEDAATRRFRLEVTGLAADAVAVIRRVDAEHGNALAVYERLGRPRYPTPAQVAQINAATALVPERRRLTNGVLTLTLGPNALVQIMLSSGRP; from the coding sequence ATGAGTCTGTCTTACGCCTTTCGCTGGAAAATGCTCGCGACTCTGGCGGTGTTGGGGCTGTCGTCGTTGCCGCTGCATGCGCAATCCGGACAAGAAGAGACAATACGCATCGATGCCCGGGAACCGGCGCGGCCCTTTCCGCATTTCTGGGAACGCATGTTCGGTTCAGGCCGTGCGGTGCTCTCGCTGCGTGAGGACTATCGCCGCGACCTGCGCGCCGTGAAACGGGTGGCCGCGCTGGGCTACGTGCGCTTTCACGGCATCTTCGACGACGATCTCGGCGTATATACCGAAGACGAACATGGCGCGCCGGTCTACAACTTCACCCTGGTCGATCAGGTCTACGACGGGCTGCTCGCCGAAGGCGTGCGGCCGCTGGTGGAGATCGGCTTCATGCCGCGCCGGCTCGCGTTCAACCCGGATGCGCTGCACCCGTTCTGGTACAAGCCGAACGTGTCCGCGCCCAAGGACTACGCGCGCTGGGACGCGCTGGTGCGGGCCTTCGCCGAGCATCTGCTGCAACGCTACGGCAGCGATGAGGTGGCGCAGTGGTATTTCGAGGTGTGGAACGAACCCAACATCGACTTCTGGGTCGGCGCGCCGCGCCAACGCAGTTATTTCGAGCTGTACGACCACACCGCCCGCGCGCTGAAGTCGGTCAGCGCGCGGCTGCGCGTGGGCGGCCCGGCGACCGCGGCCGCCGCCTGGGTCGATGCCTTTCTAGCCCACGCTGCGCGTGAGCATGTGCCGGTGGACTTCGTCTCCACTCACGGCTATGCCTCTGATCGCGAGCAGGATCTGTTCGGCGACGACACGCCGGTGCCGCCGCAGGATCGCGTGTGTCGTGCGGTCGCCAAGGTGCATCGACAGATTGCCGCCTCGCCGCGACCCGGGCTGCCGCTGTTGTGGACCGAATGGAACGTGCTGCGCGAGGGTGGCCTACGCGACACCATCTACGTCGGTCCGGCGCTGGCCGATACGGTGCGCGCCTGCGATGGCCTCGTGGATGCGATGTCGTTCTGGACCTTCTCCGACATCATCGACGAGCAGGGTCCCAACCACGCGCCGTTCGCCGGCCTGTTCGGCCTGCGCGCGATCGGCGGCATCGACAAGCCGAGTTACTACGCCTTCGCCCTGCTGCACGAGCTCGGCGAGCAGCGTCTGCCCCATCCGTCGCCGCATGCCATCGTCACGCGCCGGACGGATGGCAGCCTGGCCATCGTGCTGTGGCATCTGGTCAATCCGGGTGAAGACGCTGCTACACGCCGCTTTCGACTGGAAGTAACGGGCCTCGCGGCAGATGCAGTGGCGGTGATTCGACGCGTCGATGCCGAACATGGCAACGCGCTGGCGGTGTACGAACGGCTCGGCCGGCCACGTTATCCCACGCCCGCACAGGTGGCGCAGATCAATGCCGCCACGGCGCTTGTACCGGAGCGACGACGCTTGACGAACGGCGTGCTCACCCTGACGCTGGGGCCCAATGCCCTGGTGCAGATCATGCTTTCGAGCGGGCGCCCCTGA
- a CDS encoding DUF72 domain-containing protein, whose product MSVRIGISGWRYAPWRGRFYPEDLPQRLELHYAARHFSSIELNGSFYALQRPESYRRWYADTPRGFVFAVKAPRFITHIRRLREVDGPLANFFASGVLALGEKLGPVLWQLPPSLAYDAASIEHFLAALPRDSRQAQALARRHEPRMTPERTWLAVSANHRLRHALEIRHPSFACAGFIAQLRRHRVALVVADTAGRWPLLEDVTAGFMYLRLHGDKELYASGYDDAALDEWARRIRAWQRGGQPGDARTVSDAAPPKRRSRDVYCYFDNDTKVRAPFDARRLAERLRERPAR is encoded by the coding sequence ATGAGCGTGCGCATCGGCATCTCCGGCTGGCGCTATGCGCCGTGGCGCGGGCGTTTCTATCCTGAAGACCTGCCACAGCGGCTGGAGCTGCACTACGCCGCGCGGCATTTCTCCAGCATCGAACTCAACGGCTCGTTCTACGCGCTGCAGCGCCCGGAAAGCTACCGGCGCTGGTATGCGGACACGCCACGCGGTTTCGTCTTCGCGGTCAAGGCGCCGCGGTTCATCACCCACATCCGGCGCCTGCGCGAAGTCGACGGGCCGCTGGCCAACTTCTTCGCCTCCGGCGTGCTGGCGCTGGGTGAAAAGCTCGGCCCGGTGCTGTGGCAGCTGCCGCCTTCGCTGGCCTACGACGCCGCGTCGATCGAGCATTTCCTGGCCGCCCTGCCGCGCGACAGCCGCCAGGCGCAGGCGCTCGCCCGCCGGCACGAGCCGCGCATGACGCCCGAGCGCACCTGGTTGGCGGTATCCGCCAACCATCGCCTGCGCCATGCGCTGGAGATCCGCCACCCGAGCTTTGCCTGCGCCGGCTTCATCGCCCAGCTGCGCCGGCATCGGGTGGCGCTGGTGGTGGCCGACACCGCCGGCCGCTGGCCGCTGCTGGAAGACGTCACCGCCGGCTTCATGTATCTGCGTCTGCATGGCGACAAGGAGCTCTACGCCAGCGGCTACGACGATGCCGCACTGGACGAGTGGGCGCGCCGCATCCGCGCCTGGCAGCGCGGCGGTCAGCCCGGCGATGCGCGCACGGTGAGCGACGCGGCGCCGCCGAAGCGGCGTTCCCGCGACGTCTACTGCTATTTCGACAACGACACCAAGGTCCGCGCGCCGTTCGACGCCAGGCGCCTGGCCGAACGCCTGCGGGAGAGGCCGGCACGCTGA